The Cellulomonas sp. S1-8 genomic sequence GCGACGGGGTCGCCTCGACCGTCACCGGGAAGCCCATGACCTCCGTCGTCAACGTCACCGGGGTGGGGTCGGTGTAGACGATCGTCTCGATCTTCGTCAGCACCCAGTCACCATTTGGCTGCACGTTCAGGATCGGCGCAGGCAGGGGGAGGCGTCGGAAGTCCTCGGCAGTCAGGACCGGGACGACTGCTGCCCCGGCGCACGACCCGTAGTCCGCCTGCTCCCACTCGCTCCACGTCGTCGACGGCGGGATCTGGAACCGCCGCCACCGCGGCGGCCGCGGGGTCTCACCCTCCGCGCACACCGGGGTGCCGTAGCGGACGCTGAACTCGCAGGGGCCTGGGTGCCAGTTGCTCTCCTCGTCCACGCACGCGTCCGCGAACATCGACTCCCACACGACCGCCGACGACACACCCGAACCCACGGGCCGGGGCCCTTCGTCGCCGGTCTGACGGCCGGACCACTGACCGAGGACGTCGAACGCCCCACCGGGGGCGGCCGCCCGTGCGGCGCTCCGGAAGCTTCGCTCGTCGGGTGGCGCTGCGGATGCCGGGGATGCATACCCGACGACGCCCAACGCGACGAGGAGCGAGAGCGCCCTCAGCGCGGATCTCACTCGTCGACCACCAGGATGTCGACGGCCTCGACCGTCCACGCCCCGCCGTCCCAGCTGATCGCGAAGACGAAGTCTGCGGTGGTCGGGGCCGACTCACCGACAACGTCGCCGTCGTCGGAGAGCTTCTGCGACGCCGCTTGCTGCACCCGCAGCTCGACCGAGAACCACTCGTCGGGCCTGATCTCCGTCGAGCGACTGGTCAAGATGACAGAGGCCTCCCCGACGGACGTCTCGCCGTTGGAGATCAGGCTTGCCACGCTGTCGTCCACGTAGGTGCAGACCTCGCACGAC encodes the following:
- a CDS encoding DUF6318 family protein, encoding MAPTPTPTAEPTPTPTPMAFPTPPALISEPTPEGAIAAGTQFVALYDYAFSALDAAPLLAMSAESCEVCTYVDDSVASLISNGETSVGEASVILTSRSTEIRPDEWFSVELRVQQAASQKLSDDGDVVGESAPTTADFVFAISWDGGAWTVEAVDILVVDE